The following is a genomic window from Meriones unguiculatus strain TT.TT164.6M chromosome 7, Bangor_MerUng_6.1, whole genome shotgun sequence.
CAAGGGACTTCTGAGAAAGCCAGTGAAAGCTTAGGTGTTGGCTCAACAGCCTAGGCCCTCTTGGGGAAACCTTGTTCCCTCCAGGAGGTAAGTTCCGGCCTGGCAGTTGCTCTGGCTATCCACCAAggccccttttctgagaaggctGCCAAAGAGCTCAACACCTATGCAGCTTTTACTTTAGATGGCTGGGCTAGAGAACTTCAAAGGCTCAATCTGGAACGGAGGGTAATGACCCATTCACTGATGATACAATGAAAGCACTCGTGGGGACCTGTGAGTGGACGTGAGTAGCCTGGTCACTACCAGCTTGCTTTCCATGGGCTGGGATGAGACAAGCACAGGGTCAAGAGACAGCCACCGGGTCAGCAGCTCTTCCTTCTCACACTTTCCACAAGGGACAGTAGCTGAAGGCCTGGTGCAGGTCACTCTGCTAGCAAGATGGCATTCCCCCAAAGTTCTGGGAATCACCCCCAGTTGTGACTAATTGCGAAGATGGTGTAAATATTGAAGAATACCTAATAATTGGAGATCAAATTTTACACATTACTCTATTATTATTTGGCTTTCTGAGACGGGGATCCATTCCGTAGCCCAGACTTGACCTAACCCTGAACACCAGCTTACCGGTGCTAAGATTTCAGCCATGCGCCACATCTGGCCCTTTTAGACCAGCTACACGTCCTCATTCTTTACGTCCAGTCTTTGCAAATCTAAAGCAAACATGGTGAACAGGAGTAATTTCTCCTTTTTTACAGATGGAAACTTAAGAGAAACCAAAATGGGACACAATTTCTGTGACTTAGGTGAGAATATATGTTAAACTTTTTATTACAAAAACTTCACATCTAGGCATTACCTAGATGTGGCATTCACATGTGGTATTACCCATGTCTCCTCCCTTCTAGGCCAGAGGAGGGCCTGCTTTCCATGGAAACACAAATACCCTACAGTGGCTGTAGACCAAGACCCTACAGCTACTAAGGTAATAAGGGGACTGTGAAATGTGACACTGGTAAAGGTACAGCAAGTACAGAGAacaaagggaggaagaagagaagtaaAAACAGGGTCAAGGGATAAAGGTAGTAAGGAGTCTAGGGATTCCTTCAAAGAAGACTGCTACCTTAGGTCTAGAGGACAGAACACTGGATTTCCAGTCAGAAGGTATCCCTGCTTCCTGATCCACCAGCAAGCACAGCAGAACGGCTCTCCTGCAGCCTCAAAGGCAGGCCAGAGAGGGCAAGTGAGCCCTCGCTCTGAGAGGAAAAGGGACGGAGGCATGGGCCACAGCTTTAAGTACATCCCTAAAGTTCATTTTATTGGTATTTGAACCAAAGTCCTGCCCATGGTCAAAGGCAAGGCCCTGAACAGAGGTAGGAAAATCAGTATCTTACTCTCTCCTTACAGCCTCTGAGAATCCACCAACCCAGACACTCCCGCTACACTAGTGGTCAGAGAAAGTGAGATGACTCAAGGGCCGGATGCAATGCTTTCACAGGAGTCTGCTGATCCTAAGACGGACAGCAGGAGCGTTCGGAGCTCTGCCTGTTTAATCTCACAGGGAAACAAGCACAGGCTGAGTAGAGAGCAAGACGCCCTGGCCTGCACCTAGGTCTTGATCGCCGTGTCTCTGGATTTGTAGGCCACTCCTCGGCTTTTCAGCTCCCGCACGATTCCTgtgacaggaaaagaaacaagCCCATGACAGAGTCTTGAGGATGAAGACCCCTCACCTGCCCACCACTGGGGTTGCCTGACTATCACTTAATTTCCAGGCAAAGAGCTACCAGGGAAGAAGTGGGGCTCACAGGGTCACCAAAAACCAAAGTTTGGAGCCAAAATGTATGGGTGGTAACAACCAAGATATAGGTTGTTGGAGGGCCCTGCTGCTGAAGATTGCAGCCTCCATGACCTAGATATCTTGGTGCAAGATGGAGGACTCCCTTCCCCTAGTGGGGCTTCTTACTCTCTGCCGGTCCTTGTTTGGGGGATGTCCCTGCGCTAGATAGGTGGCTTATTGTAGAAACAGCCTCTGACAGTTTCCTCCAGAATGCTCCCTGGGCCCCTCCCCGTATGATCATTAGACAGTGAGCCCCTGGCACTGCCAGCAGGACCATGGTGCTTAATGCAAACGAAGTACACAGTGAACCCCTTATCAGACTACCTCCTGACTGCTTCCCCTTTCCTATTTATTTCCCTCACCCCTGGAACAAGATTGATCTGCCTCTCTAAGGCTGGTCCTGTAACTGTCATTCCATCATGCTCCCCCCACTTCTGCTCCTCCCATCCTTGTGGGCTGGTGGCCAATAGCCTCTGAGGAAAGAGGAGACCCACAATTGGTGTTAATTCACATAAAAGGCTGGCTTCTGCTGGGCCCAGCACTGTCATTACCTTGGGGCAGGCGACCAGTGACTGACACAGCATATACACCCGGCTTAAAGTTACCTGAGGAAGAAAGATTAAAATGGGAATGAGTTAAGACTGgagaccaggggctggagagacggctcagagattaagagcactgtctgctcaagaggtcctgagttcaattcccagcacccacatggtggctcacaaccatctatactcgGATTTGATGCCCACTTTTGTCATGCAGGTATACacgcaaataaataaaaatatttatttttacatgtataaaaataaataaatcttaaaaacaaacaaacaaacaaacaaacaaaaaaacagacagactGGAGACCAATGGAGAATTACGTCAAAAATGGAgaggtaggggtgtgtgtgtgttgcatgtgcgCACACGCATGAGCACATTCCATGGCTCACATGTGGGGGTGAGAAGACACCATACAAGGTCAGTTCTCCCCTTCTACCGCGTGGGTCCTCAGGATTAGACTCGGGTTGTCCAGCCTGGCATTGCTGAGCTATCATGCCAGCCCCAAGGCTCGACCTTTCTATAATCCCCTTTCCCACCATGGGACTGCACGCCATGCTGATGTAAGACATCCCTTCGGACCCTCAGGTGCACTCCCAACATGCACAGGCCAGGACAGGAAGACACTTACTGACGCGCTGCCACTTGGAGACCCAGCTGTCCTCTGGACTCATCATTGCAATGATTctagagagggaaaagaaagagtcaGCCTGAGCCTATCCTGCTAGAGGGGGCTACTGAGCAAAGCAACAGTCCTGGGAGAGGAACCTGAGAACTCACCACAGAAAGCTGGGAAGTAGTTCTAAAGGTGGGAAGGAGCTGACTTaggaggggcaggagagaggTCCTTCAGTCTATGTCCCTGGCAGCTAGTGAAAAGAGCTTTACCCAGGCATGCCAGCACAGCCCAATTACTAGAGGTCCAGAGCCTGGTGCAAAGGAATCAAAAGAATGGATCCTCTTACTGAAAACTAAACGGCCAAGCATACCCTCTAATGAGCTGTATTATAAACATGCGTATTTCACAGCTTCTCACCACTGAGACTCACAGGTGAGACAGTACACGCAAAGTGCCTGCTACAGAGCCTGACAGAGTAGATGCCAAGTGTCACTTCCCATTCCAACAGTCCTTCGGCAGGTAGCTCCGATTCCATAGGCTGGAGCAGAAAGGCTGCTCAGGCCTAGAAAGCCACTATGTGAGCAGACAGGTAATACGAGGAGCTCGCAGGTTACTTGTTATTCATCTATTCAATCAGTTACCGGGGCCTAAACTGCCAAGTCTGTTCTAGAAACTGTCACTGCTGACTGCCTCCTCCAtggccattccctgttttcttggCAATAATGCTCAAGTCTATGATTTCACTCTCAGTCTGAGTGGAACTAATTTCATTCCCAGGAGTGGCAAGAAGAGCGAGGACAGCTACTCGGCTCTGCAGACTGATCCAGGAGAGGCAATTACAAAGGCTCTCCCCCCACCATCACTGCCTTCTCTGCATTCACAATCTACTCTTTCAGCCCAAAGGTCTATGGTCCTCggtacccaaaatttaccctaaaGAGAATGCCCACACTTCTCAAAACATACCCAGTGTTCCTAGCCTATGCCTTTGCTTCAGTCAGAATCCTTTTATTTGAAATGTTCTATCTCATCTCAACTTCCTCCAAACTCCTATAGTTCTAGTCAGGCCTGACCAGGAATGCTTGCAATCCCTGTTACcatggaggctgaagcagaaagactgagTCCAAGATCTATTTGGCTAACCTAAAATGTCCATGTttccaaaataaggaaaaaaagaggGCTGATCTATTTTGGTGGCAATTATAAAGATGTAATTCACACTCAGCAAGATgcctcttaaaaacaaacaagccaggtgtggcgcacacctataatcccagcactcaggaggcagaggcaagtggatctctgtgagtctgaggccaaccagggaaacaaagaaaccctgtctcaaaataaaaacaaaccaaccaaacaaaaaacacaagaaTAGAAAACTTAGAAAGTAATAGGAGGTAGTGAGGAGGGGAGAAATTGGAACCTTTAAGTACTGTTTTTCGGTTCCTCAAACAACGACCTGTTACATTATGATGCAGCAATTCCACCCATGGACATACACCCAAAAGCTCCAAATCACAGACTCAACCAGGTCCATGTAGATTGTCTATGTAGCTGACCTCTGCACAATGGCTGGAATGTGAGAAACCATGGCAGCAACAGATAAAAATCTGCTATACACATAATGTAATGAGAATAGCCAACTTTTAATTTTATCAtattgtatgaatgttttgcctgcatgcatatttGTCCATCCcatgtgtgcctgctgcccactgatgtcagaaaagggcattagatcccctgggactggagttatcaATGGTTGTAAGCAGCCATgccggtgctgggaattggacctgtgtcctctgcaagatcaaccagggctcttaaccactgagccaattctTCAGCTCCCTAAATAGGCAACCTTAATAATTGCATCTCTAAGGGGATATTAAAAGACTGTGGCCTTTttgggcacctgcattcatgtgcacatagccacacatatatttaatttaagaagaaaaatacacctttaaaataaataatctttttaaaaaggctaGATTGGTaaggattaaaaatgtgtgtcaTCCTCCCATCTCACTGTGTAACTCTTAATGACTTTCAAAGCAGCTAGTGCAAGCTTTCACTTAGGGATGGGGGTGCCTCCATTTCAGATTTTGTATTCTTAGACCAGGTCTCATGACACAGCTGAGCGCACTTGACACTCGTGTCCTCTTAGCAGCTTGAGAGCTAGGCCTGAAGGCGTCATCAACATACCTAGCTCCTTCATTAATCAACTCTGAATGACTAGTGAAGAAACAAAGGGATGAGAATACATGAATATTAGCACGCACAGGAACTAatcaacatattttttaaaggaatcaGGTCTACCTTTATAGAAATATAACAAATACTAGGCTCAAGCCCAGCTTATATGTCAGTCTTTAATTGGCCTGGAATGCAGAAAAAACTTAGCAATGCTGTTGCCTTAAGGAAGAAGACCACGCCATTCATGCTTCTCTCATTTCCCTTCCTACCCACGGGACCATGTGCCAAAGGAAAAATCCTCTTATAGGTCTCTTCAAGATtatcaggtttgatccagcagtagtggtacatgcctttaatcccaggaagaggcatgtgggtctctgtgagttgcaggccagcctgatctacataaagtgagttccaggacagccaaggctacacacaaagaaaccctgtctcaaaaaaaccgaaaataaaataaaatcagttttgttttgtattattattatttttctggcTAACTTATTTGGGTTTGTGGGGGGGGTGCGCGTGTGCAACCTCTCTCAGAGATCCATGCACGCCAGGGCATGTGTGTTTTGAAGTCAGAAAACAATTCTAGGaactcagttctctcctgccaccttgtaGGATCTGGCGATTGAAGTCCAAGGTTATCAGGCCTGCCATCAGCCATctcacctgctgagtcatctagatggtcttgtttgagacagaatctcatgcagcccaggctatgTAGCCGAGGCTTGCTCCGAACTTCTGATTCTCTGGCTTCTTCCTCTCAGAGGATGGGAGTATCTCACTAAGATACTGTTTGAAGGAGATTACTGTAATTGTACACCTTTATTTTCAAAATGGACCTTCATGGCTTTAGAAATTAACCCCTGGGCTTTGTATATGCCAATTACACATTTTGTTGCTGTATTATACTTCCAACCTTTCCGCATCCGGTGCCAGACGCTGGCATATAAGATAAGCAGCCTCAACTATCATTGAACAGACAAAAGCAGTGAAGCATTgtcaaacaaaacacagaaaaagcaaaCAGCATTTTAAATGTCCTCCTAACCACTGTTTAAAACAATAAACATaagatgaaattaattttatCCAAATAAATCCAAAACATTATTTCAACATTTACCTAAACTAAAAAATTAAGGTTATTTTGCATCCTTTTTCTTCATGCTGAACTTTTGCTCTCTGGCATATATCTGACTCTTAAAGCATATTCTAATTTGAACTAGCCATAAGTCAAGTACTCAGTAGCTAAAGGAAGCTCACAGCTACTGGTCTGGATGCATAGAATTAGcatctctaaaaaacaaaaaacaaaacaaaacaaaacaaacaaacaaacaaaaactagctgGGACCAGCAAGTCTTAAGACCACAAAGATCACAGACAGACTATGATCTTAACGGCTCCTCCAGTTTGCAAATTACAAAATTCTACTACTAATACTAAATTCCATAAAATATACGCTTTAGGTAACATAGCAGCATACACAGGCAAAAACAATTATTCTAAACAAACCAAGTGTATACTTCTGTGTTCTTTCTAATATGTGAACAGTGTAAATAGTGTGAGTTATAAGTAAACAAAACTTTCAGAGACACTGAACTGTAGGGGTGATAAACTCAACAAACCATTCGCTTGTCAATAATATATGATTTGCTCCACATTTACTTCTTGGGTCACAGCCAAGATGGTGCAGAGGTGAACAAAGGAGCATGAAGAAGCTTACCCATCAAATGAAGAACTGGTGCAGTCATACACCATCTCTCTGTTGCCCTTCATTTGCAGGTATGGATCACAGTTGTCACAACCATCATACTCAAACTGGTCTATcgtctgcaaaggaaaaaaaagggggggggagatgaGCATGTACACGATCTTAATATTTCTAACGACGCCAACTTCTTGATTCTCTATATAGTCCAACACCTATTGGTCTCCAAACTATTCCCTAATTTCACCCTCACACTCTTTCATCTCTTGTCCCTAATTCAGCTTATACCCTTTTCTAACCTCTTTGGGGTCAGGTACCCTCTTCAACTACTctctcagctgctctggctcccAGCGTCTTCCCAGTCCAACACAGTAAGTTCACCTGCGGAGCTCAAACTCGTGCTAAGATCTGAAGACTGAAAGGCAGGTGCTAGCACCCGTGCCTTCAGCAGGCACGAAAGCCCTGCTCGCGTTCCTTCGACGTACGCAACGGCTCCCTGAGGCTTTCCACTTCCCCTGGCAATCTCCCGGGATCTCAGATCTCTTTCCCCATTTCACCCTTTCTCCCGTTTTGCCTCCCCAGTCGATCCTACAACCAAGGCCCCAACGGACACCTTGACTAACGAGCACAGCAAACAAGCCCGCAGATGCCGGAGGTCCTTCGGCACCGTCTCCAGGGCCATCTTCACCGACACGACGAGATTACAGGGAAAGACAGTCACAGGTTCCACAGCCGCAGGAAGTAAACAGGCCAGTACCCAGAATGCCCGCCACGTCCTGTACGGAACTTCCGGTTCCGGTGCGGGCGGCCGTCGGCCCCGCCTCCACCCCCCTCCGGAGAAGATGGTTGCTCCCGCAGGAGGCGTGGGCGGGGCAGCCACCTGGGCCGCGCGCGCCTCCGTCACCTGGACTCTCGAGAGCGAGCGGAAGACGGTGCGCAGGGGGGGGTCGGGCCGGTAGGGGCGGGACGGCAGGGCGCGGCCGGCGCATGCGCAGGAGGCGTGGCGCGAAGCGGCCGGCGGAGCTGAGCGCCGTACCGCGGGCGTTTTGATGTTGGTGTCTGGCTGCAGGCCCGGATTCCCTCGGGATCCCTAGGGAGGACCCTGGATTGTTTTGTCTGCTTGTGTCATTTCGTTTGCTTATTTGTTGAGACAGTAAATGGTAATTCCTAAGCTAGCCTCCAGTTCTTGGAGTACCGGACGGTGACCTTGAATTTCTCATCTTCTTGCCTGCGCcttgggagtgctgggattacgagcGCGCCGCCACGCGTgggtattttactttttaaagacagggccGCCCTGGTATCCCCGGCCCTCGTCTCAGCCTCCCGAATGCTCAGACTACGACCCTGCCGCTTCGCGCTAGGATGTTTTAAAACTTGAGGCAGTGAGTCCTTGCCCTTCTGGGTCGTCTGCGGAGATAGAAAACAAACCCGGAGAGGCCCCACCCCTCCTTGTGACTGCGAGAGCGTGATAGGGTTTCGTGTGCGGTCCGCAGGAATGTTAGCCTGAGCCGCGCCGACAGGGTTGGGGGGGTTGTGCAGCGAGTATTTAATTCCTCCTACAAGCCTCTCGTTTGCGTGTCCTGGCTGATAATTTACGCTTTGTAAAACTCTTGGCACATTTAGACATAATTCCATGAGAACATCTGTAGGTTAAGGCATCTTATTTCTCGAAcgtccccctccccaccccagctgCTATTGAACTCTGTAGGTCACAAAATTCCTTGCCTTCTGAACTGGGCACCCAAGACACCTAGTATCCTGAGCAAATCACACAGAAGAAGCACAAGGGATGGTGCAGTGTGAGTAGAGTAAAGGCTCTTCCCGACCATAGGGAATTTGTAGAGGCTGCCAGATCCGCAGAGCCTTTTTGCGGGGACCCCCACAGGAAGTCATACAGAAAAGCACCATTTGTCTTGGAGTGTAGGCAGAGTGTAGACTTTTGTGTTTATCTGAATTGGAGCGCTGGGATATAAATAGTCGAAATCCCTCCTGTTCTGTCCTTACAGGCCTTTTAATTGAAACTAAACTACAGCAAGACTGACTGTTGGCTTTGTCCCAAGCTGCATTTTAATGGAGTCACTGACTGGGTTTTAGATAACTTCCTAGCACTGGGAAAAAGCTTTCCaggttggaaaatattttcattttgctaTCTCCTGTCAGTCTTGTATCAGCTCTGAAGGAGGATCACTTTATTTATGGGAAAAGCCAGGCACCCTGCTGGGAAGCTGGCTTAGGATCcaccacataaaagctgggcataaTTGTACGCTGAAAGTATAATGACTGCACTGGGGGCCGGAGATCTGCGGGTCCCAGGGGCTCCAGGCAGGGTCATTGagagactctgtgtgtgtgtgtgtttgttttgaaacagtctctattatgtagctctggctgtcctggaacttgctatgtagatcaggctggcctcaaactcacacctgaatacatgtgtacacacacatacaagacacAGTATTTGCTTATGGTCACAAAGTCAGTCACTGACATAACAGACTGATCAGCAGAACAATACAGATAAATAACTGAATTGTGATGAAGGTCCAGGTATGCTGCACTTGCTGATCTTACTGGGGATTTAAAACTACCCTACCTTGACTAGCTTTTGATACCACCAGTAACATACAAAGCCAgacatgcctatgatcccagtaATGGGGGCAGGGGGGACGACAGGATCAGCTAGCTATGCAGTAAATTGGGGGTCACGCTGGGCCTCCAAAGTccaacaaaaggaaataaaaaagatgaaactGTTATCCTGAGTGAAAAATCATAATGAAATAAAACCACAAAGCCAGCTCATATTTATGGATAAATATATTAGCAAATAAATACATTTGTCAACATAGTGCCTGATTCAAGCATCTTTCTGTCTGGTTCAGATATAAATACCCATGTGGGTGCCAATCTCCCCATTGACTTTGAGGAGAGAGGGTTCTTAAGTACAATCCCATGCCCATTTTGCCCCCACATTCACACTCCAGGCAGGGACATAGCCTGAGGGGCTAACAATGGCCAGGATGTCCTGGGATGAAGAGCTACAGGAGGCCTCTCCGTTCTTGCCCACTTGGTACAAGCAGCCAAGGCCAGCACCCAAATCCACACGTACACCTTCTTTTGGGTGATTGGTTTGTATGGCTTATAGTGGGAAGGTTGGCCTCTGGGCCCTGCAGACCCATGAGGTCATGTTATCATTCTCCATCTTTGCTCTGACAATCAGAGAATTTTGTCCTTGTTCAGCTAGAATTCTGCCTTCAtttcatcttccctcttcccagatgaagTTTAG
Proteins encoded in this region:
- the Supt4h1 gene encoding transcription elongation factor SPT4, with translation MALETVPKDLRHLRACLLCSLVKTIDQFEYDGCDNCDPYLQMKGNREMVYDCTSSSFDGIIAMMSPEDSWVSKWQRVSNFKPGVYAVSVTGRLPQGIVRELKSRGVAYKSRDTAIKT